In Neomonachus schauinslandi chromosome 12, ASM220157v2, whole genome shotgun sequence, the sequence AAAGAGTATGATACACTTGGACACAGTGCTTTTACTAACGGCAAAGGACAAAGAGGTAGCGGAAGTCCTTTTGAGCAATCATTTAACTTCAATTTTGATGACTTATTTAAAGACTTTGGGTTTTTTGGTCAAAACCAAAACACTCGGTCCAAGAAGCATTTTGAGAATCACTTCCAGACACGCCAGGATGGTTCCAGTAGACAAAGACATCATTTCCAGGAGTTTTCTTTTGGAGGTGGACTGTTTGATGACATGtttgaagatatggagaaaatgttttcttttagtggTTTTGACACAACCAATCGGCATACAGTACAGACTGAAAATAGATTCCACGGATCTAGCAAGCACTGCAGGACTGTCACTCAACGAAGAGGAAATATGGTTACTACATACACTGACTGTTCAGGACAGTAGTTCACTATTTTTTGTTCTCACTAAACCCAACTAGTTgacttttctttaatatctttgaTGCAAAACAATTTTCTGTGAACTATTTTGACAAGTG encodes:
- the DNAJB9 gene encoding dnaJ homolog subfamily B member 9, which gives rise to MATPQSVFVFAICILMITELILASKSYYDILGVPKSASERQIKKAFHKLAMKYHPDKNKSPDAEAKFREIAEAYETLSDANRRKEYDTLGHSAFTNGKGQRGSGSPFEQSFNFNFDDLFKDFGFFGQNQNTRSKKHFENHFQTRQDGSSRQRHHFQEFSFGGGLFDDMFEDMEKMFSFSGFDTTNRHTVQTENRFHGSSKHCRTVTQRRGNMVTTYTDCSGQ